One window of the Eucalyptus grandis isolate ANBG69807.140 chromosome 6, ASM1654582v1, whole genome shotgun sequence genome contains the following:
- the LOC104449548 gene encoding putative laccase-9 translates to MGRDTEKKKRTIIRNMANSTSPASYIYFVAISLFLGNLVLGAQARTVHYYDFVLREINVTRNCTITTILVVNDSFPGPTIRVQKGDLVYVKVHNQGLYGVTLHWHGVKQPRNPWSDGPEYITQCAIPPGTNFTYEVNLTEEEGTIWWHAHNEWTRSTVHGAIVVLPREGSSFPFPTADGEHVIVLGSWYNEGTSLNKALEMEMSIGSPNIPRATGYLINGQYGDFVPCSNETTPHFFVDYGKTYLLRIVSAVVGTEMFFSIADHNMTVVGMDGAYTKPIVVSYLMIEPGQTMDILVTTNQSPGRYYMAAQRFATEYLAFTKFSHVVATAIIQYKGNYSLTSPPSFPIDTLPFYHDYSAAVSFTHQLRSLATEEYPVDVPYNVTTRMFITASLNSLPCPDDSCYMGDSKLAASLNNISWKDPSVDVLQAYYRNISGVYTADFPDFPPEMFNFTGDDLPSSLAEASVGTAVKVLNYNETVEIVFQGTNLLEGSEYHPMHMHGYSFYIVGLGSGNFNNETDPLAYNLVDPPKVNTFGVPRSGWVAIRFRADNPGVWFWHCHIDRHMSWGMDYVFIVKNGDTEETSMRPPPPYMPPCVASKKDKLFGEQDRNLKSDI, encoded by the exons ATGGGAAGAGACACAGAAAAGAAGAAGCGTACGATCATCAGGAACATGGCCAACTCAACGTCGCCTGCCTCGTACATTTACTTCGTCGCCATCTCACTGTTTCTGGGGAATTTGGTCCTCGGAGCTCAAGCTAGAACCGTCCACTACTACGATTTCGTG CTGAGAGAAATCAACGTTACGAGGAATTGCACGATCACGACGATCCTGGTGGTGAACGATAGTTTTCCTGGGCCAACCATTCGCGTTCAAAAAGGTGATCTTGTGTACGTGAAGGTTCATAATCAAGGATTATATGGGGTCACTCTTCATTG GCATGGGGTGAAGCAACCACGAAATCCATGGTCAGATGGTCCAGAGTATATTACACAATGTGCTATTCCACCGGGAACAAATTTCACTTATGAAGTGAATTtaactgaagaagaaggaactaTTTGGTGGCATGCCCATAATGAGTGGACAAGATCTACAGTGCATGGTGCTATTGTTGTTTTGCCACGTGAAGGATCAAGTTTCCCATTCCCTACGGCAGATGGAGAGCATGTAATTGTGCTTG GTTCTTGGTATAATGAAGGAACTTCTCTAAATAAAGCCTTAGAGATGGAAATGTCCATCGGCAGTCCCAACATACCTCGTGCAACTGGTTACCTGATCAATGGACAATATGGAGATTTTGTTCCATGCTCCAATG AAACGACGCCTCACTTTTTTGTTGATTACGGTAAGACTTATCTCCTCCGTATAGTTAGCGCAGTAGTCGGTACAGAAATGTTCTTCTCTATCGCCGATCACAACATGACTGTAGTTGGAATGGATGGAGCATACACAAAACCGATCGTTGTTTCATATCTAATGATAGAACCTGGACAAACGATGGACATATTAGTTACCACAAATCAATCTCCAGGAAGGTATTACATGGCAGCTCAACGGTTTGCAACCGAATACCTGGCTTTCACTAAATTTTCCCACGTTGTTGCTACTGCGATTATCCAGTACAAAGGGAATTACAGTCTGACATCACCACCAAGTTTTCCAATTGATACCCTCCCATTTTATCACGACTATAGTGCCGCAGTGAGTTTCACACATCAACTGAGAAGTTTAGCAACTGAAGAATATCCCGTGGACGTCCCTTACAACGTGACGACAAGGATGTTTATCACAGCTTCCCTGAATAGCTTGCCATGCCCAGACGATTCGTGTTATATGGGTGATTCCAAACTCGCCGCAAGTCTAAATAACATAAGTTGGAAGGACCCATCTGTCGATGTGCTGCAAGCTTATTACAG AAACATCAGCGGAGTATACACCGCAGATTTTCCCGATTTTCCTCCAGAAATGTTTAATTTCACGGGAGATGATTTGCCGAGCAGTCTTGCGGAGGCTTCTGTAGGGACAGCCGTAAAAGTTCTGAATTACAACGAAACGGTAGAGATAGTTTTCCAAGGGACTAATTTGTTGGAGGGATCAGAATATCATCCGATGCATATGCATGGATACAGCTTTTACATCGTTGGGCTCGGCTCAGGAAATTTCAACAACGAGACCGATCCTCTAGCATACAATTTGGTCGATCCGCCCAAAGTCAATACATTTGGAGTTCCTAGAAGTGGATGGGTTGCAATCAGATTCAGGGCAGATAATCCAG GTGTATGGTTTTGGCATTGTCATATAGACCGACATATGAGCTGGGGAATGGATTATGTTTTCATAGTGAAAAATGGGGATACGGAAGAGACAAGTATGAGGCCACCTCCTCCCTATATGCCTCCTTGCGTTGCCTCGAAGAAGGACAAACTCTTTGGTGAACAAGATCGGAATTTAAAAAGTGACATATAA